The Symbiobacterium terraclitae genomic interval GCATGCAGCGGATTCACCAGCTCAACCGGATCTACCTGGCCGAGTAGCGGCCGCTGGCCCGGGGAGGGGGGCGGTTCCCCCTCCCCGTTCCTGCCCGACGGCGAAGCCGAAGCGAAAGGAAGCGTGGGAGTTTGCACCACAGGCTGCTGATCATCAATCCCGGTTCGACTTCCACGAAGATCGCGGTCTACGACGAAGAAGAGCCGCTCTTCACCGACACCCTCCGCCACAGCGCAGCGGACCTGGCCCGCTACCGGCAGGTGGCCGACCAGTTCGCCTTCCGGCGCGACCTGATCCTCGCCGCCCTGGAGGCGCACCAGGTGGGGCTGAGCTCGCTCTCGGCCGTGGTGGGGCGAGGGGGGCTCCTCCGTCCGATTCCCGGCGGAACCTATCGGGTGAGCGCCGCGATGCTGGACGAGCTGGCGCGTGCAGAGCACGGGGAGCACGCCTCCAACCTGGGGGCGCTGCTGGCCCACGACATCGCAGAGGCCGCGGGGGGCGTGCCGGCGTTCATCGTCGACCCGGTGGTGGTGGACGAGCTGGCGCCCGAGGCGCGCCTCTCGGGGCTGCCCGAGATGCCCCGCCGGTCGGTCTTCCACGCCCTCAACCAGAAGGCCGTGGCCCGCCGGGTGGCGGCGGATCTGGGGCGGCGGTACGAGGAGCTCAACCTGGTGGTCGTCCACCTGGGCGGTGGCGTAACCGTCGGGTCGCACCGGCGCGGCAGGGTGGTCGACGTCAACAACGGGCTGGATGGCGACGGTCCGATGTCGCCCGAGCGGGCGGGGGGTCTGCCCACCCTCGGGCTGATCCACCTGGCCTTCTCGTGGCGGCACACGCTGCGCGAGATCGGGCGCATGCTGGTCGGCGAGGGGGGATTCGTCGCCCACCTGGGCACCAACGACGCCCGTCAGGTCGAGGCGCGCGTCGCAGCGGGGGACGAGTCGGCGCGCCTCGTCTACGAGGCCCTCGCTTACCAGGTGGCCAAGGAGGTCGGGCGGGCCGCGGTGGCGCTGGACGGTCATGTCGACCGCATCGTGATCACCGGGGGCCTCGCCCACTCCGAACTGCTCACGGGCTGGATCGCCGACCAGGTGGGCTGGATCGCCCCCGTGGCGGTCTATCCCGGTGAGGACGAGATGGGGGCGCTGGCGGCCGGAGCCCTGCGGGTGCTGCGGGGCGAGGAGCCGGCGCTGGAGTACGAGGAGGCCAGGGCGTGAAGCTGATCAGGCAGGAGGAAGTCTACCGTGGCCGGGTGATCACCGTCAGGCGCGACACGGTGCAGCTGGACGGCCGCGAGCGCGCGTGGGACGTGGTGGCGCATCCGGGAGCAGTGGTGGTGTTGGCGGTCGACGGCGACGAGCTGCTCTTCGTGCGGCAGTATCGGTACGCGGCCGGCGAGGAGCTGCTGGAGCTGGTGGCCGGCACGTGCGAGCCGGGCGAGGACCCGGCCGCCACGGCGGAGCGGGAGCTGCAGGAGGAGGCGGGGTTCCGGGCCAGACGGATGACGAAGCTCGCGGAGTTCTACAGCGCCCCGGGGTTCTGCACGGAGAAGCTGCACCTGTACGTGGCCGAGGACCTGACGCCGTCGCGGCTGCCGATGGACGACGACGAGCAGATCACCCTGGTGCGGCTGAGCCTGGACGAGGCGCTGCGCATGGCGGTCGCGGGCGAGCTGCGGGACGCGAAGACGCTGGCGGGGGTGCTGCTCTATGCACGGCACCGGGGCCGCTGAGAAGCCGGAGACCGTCTCGACGCGAGGCAGTGGGGTGCCGGCGACGCTGCAGACCGTCTACGCGGACCTGCACGTCCACCTGGGCTGGGCCGGCGACCCCGGCGGCGGGGTGAAGATCTCCGCCGCGCGGTCGCTGACGCTGGCCAACATCCTGGCCGAAGCCAGGGACCGGAAGGGCATCCGGCTCGTGGGCGTGATCGACGCCGCCACGGAGGGTGCCCTGCAGGACCTGGAGCGGCTGCTGGCCGAGGGGCGCGTGGTGGAACACCCCGGCGGCGGCCTCGCCTACGACGAAGTGACGCTGCTGCCCGGCGCCGAGGTGGAGGTGGTCCACGGCGGCCGGCCCGTGCACCTGCTCTGCTACTTCCGGGGCGCCGATGCCCTGAGGGCATTCGCCGGGTGGCAGGCAGGGCGGGTGAAGAACCGGCGCCTGTCCACCCAGCGCCATCACGGCACGACCGCGGCAGACGTGGTGGAGGTGACGGCCGCCCTGGGCGGCATCGTGGTCCCGGCGCACATCTTCACGCCCCACAAGTCCGCCCTGGGCGCAGCGCCGGCCATCTCCGAGGTGATCCCGCCGGAGCTCTGGGGAGCCGTCGGTGCCGTGGAACTCGGCCTCTCCTCCGACACCCCCCTGGCGGACGAACTGCCGGAGCTGACCCGCTTCCCCTACCTCAGCAACTCGGACGCCCACTCGCTGGGCGCCATCGGCCGGGAGTACAACAAGCTCCTGGTGGCAGAGCCCTGCTTCGACGAGCTGCTGCTGGCCCTCCGGGGCGTCGGCGGTCGGCGGATCCTGGCCAACTACGGCCTGGACCCGCGCCTCGGCAAGTACCACCGCACCTACTGCCTCACCTGCGGGCGCCGGGTCGAGGGCGACCCGCCCGCGCTGGGCTGCCCGGAGGGCGCAGCCCACCGGGTGGTGCTCGGGGTGCTGGACCGCATCCGCCACTACGCCGCCTGGCAGGAGCCTCGCTTCACCCGCGCGGAGCGGCCGCGCCCGCCCTACGTGCACCAGGTGCCCCTCAGCTTCGTGCCCGGCCTGGGCCGGCGGGGCCTCGAGCGGCTGCTGGCGGCATTCGGCACCGAGATGGCCGTGCTGCACGAGGCGGGCGAGGAGGAGCTGGCGGAGGTGGTGGGGCCGAAGCTGGCCCGCCTGGTCGTGCTGGCGCGGGAGGGGCGGCTGGCCATCGAGTCCGGGGCCGGCGGCATCTACGGTCGCGTGGCGGGGCCTGACCCCGATGCCGTGACATAATCACCCGCCCTGTCCCATAGACTCCCCGTGAGTCTGGCGGCAAGGGTGGGACGGGCATGCATCTCTACGAGGCCTGGAGGCGGAACCTGGAGGACCTGGTCATTCAGCGGGGCGGCGTCGTGCTGCTGCACGCGAGCCTCTTCGTCATCGGCCTGCTGTTCGGGGCGCTTGCGCTGCGAAGCCTTGATGCGGATACCCGGCTGGAGCTGACGCGGCAGCTCTCCGACTCGGTGCGGGTGCTCGGGCAGGCGCCGGCGCCGGAGACCGGCCCGCTGGTGCGCGACGCCCTGCTCAGGCAGGCCCGGCAGGTCTCGCTGATCTGGGTCCTGTCGATCTCGCTGGTGGGCGCCGTGGCCGTGATGGCCCTGCCGCTGCTGCGGGGGTTCATCTCCGGTTTCGCGGTGGCCTACCTGACGGCCGAGTTCGGCACCCGTGGCGTGCTGCTGGCCGCGGCCGGCCACCTGCCCCAGACGGTCTTCGAGGTCCCGGGGCTGATCCTGGCGGCCTCCGCGTCGGTGGGGTTCGCCCTGGAGGTGGCCACGTCCTGGCAGGTGCGGCGCCGGCTCTCCGGCTACTACGGGGCGCTCGCCGCCTACTCCAACACCCTGCTGTCGGCCGCGGCGCTGCTCGTGGCCGCGGCGCTGGTGGAGGGGTTCATCTCGCCGCACCTGGTTCGCCTGGTGGCCGGTGTGCGGATGTGACGGACGGCCGCTTCGGGGGACTTCTCGCCCTGTCGGTGCGCCTCGCTGCCTCTGCGTCCTCCGGTGTGCGATAGTTGGCAATCACGAGAATCGGGGGCTTGTTCCCACCGTCGGCGCATGTGATAATCCTTGTAGGTAGTGCAAATCTGGGTCTATTTCGCAGGGATATTCAAAGCTGGTTCCGGCGCACGAGCGTTGCCGGACGCGGAAGGAGAGAGCGCAGTGAAGGTAGGCGTTGTACGGGAACTCAAGGCTTATGAGAACCGCGTAGCCATGACCCCGGCCGGCGTGTCGGCCATGGTGAAGGCCGGCCACGAGGTGCTGGTGGAGCACGATGCCGGCCGCGGCTCCGGTTTTGACGATGCTGAGTATGTGGCTGCGGGCGCCAGGGTGGTCTCCACCAACGAGGAGGTCTGGGCGACCGCGGACATGATCGTCAAGGTGAAGGAGCCCCTGCCGCCCGAGTACCGGCTGATGCGGGAGGGGCAGATCATCTTCACCTACCTGCACCTCGCTCCCGAGCCCGAGCTGACCCGCCAGATGCTGGAGCGGCGGACCATCGGCATCGCCTATGAGACGGTCCAGCTGGCGGACGGGTCGCTGCCGCTGCTCACCCCGATGTCCGAGGTGGCGGGGCGCATGGCCGTGCAGATCGGCGCCCACTACCTGGAGAAGGCCCACGGCGGCCGCGGCGTGCTGCTGGGTGGCGTGCCCGGCGTCGCCCCGGGCAACGTGGTCATCATCGGCGGCGGCGTGGTGGGCACCAACGCGGCCAAGATGGCGGTCGGCCTGGGCGCCCAGGTCACGGTCATCGACATCAACGCCGACCGGCTGCGCTACCTCGACGACATCTTCCGGGGCCGGATCCACACCCGGGTCTCCAACGAGTACGTCATCGCCTCGGAGGTGAAGAAGGCCGACCTGGTGATCGGCGCCGTGCTGATCCCCGGCGCCCGGGCCCCGAAGCTGGTGACCGCCGAGATGGTGCAGCAGATGACCCCGGGCTCGGTCATCGTGGACGTCGCCATCGACCAGGGCGGCTCCATCGAGACCATCGACCGGGTGACGACGCACCGCGACCCCGTCTACGAGCGCTTCGGCGTGGTGCACTACGCCGTGGCCAACATCCCGGGCGCCGTGCCGCGCACCTCGACCTACGCCCTCACCAACGTCACGCTGCCGTACGCGCTGAAGCTGGCGAACCTCGGGTGGCGGGAGGCGCTGCGCAGGGATCCGGCCCTGGCTAAGGGCGCCAACGTGGTGGACGGGCACGTCACCTATCCGGCCGTGGCCCAGGCCCACGGGCTGGAGTACACGGAGCTGGACAAGCTGCTGTAGCGAGCGGCCGGCGGGCCCCGCATCCGACGGATGCGGGGCCCTCATCGTCATAGGGGGAGGCGAGTCGTCATAAAGTGAAGGTGCGGGGGTCACCGCGGGGGCGGTCCCCAGGGCCGGGAGCAGGAGGGGATGGACCCGATTCCGTGGAATTGACAAAATCGGTCAGGTCTGACGCATAATCCTCCCCAATATGCGAGAGAATGATTACCACTAATGGCGCGAAGGGGATGCGACATGAACAACTTGATCCATGAGTTCATCACCTATCTGAGTGTGGAGCGCGGCCTGGCGAGCAACACGCTGGAGTCCTACGGCCGCGACCTGCGCCAGTACTCCCAGTTCCTCGGGGAGGAAGAAGCAGACCTCGACGCCGTCTCTCGCACCACCATCATCAACTACCTGCGCTTCCTGCAGAAGCAGGGGAAGGCCACGGCGACGATCGCCCGCAGGCTGGCGGCGCTGAAGGCGTTCTACCAGTTCCTGGTCCGGGAGAAGCGGATCAAGACCGACCCCACCGCCAATCTGGAGTCGCCGAAGCTGGAGAAGCGGCTGCCCCGGGTCCTCAGCGTGGCCGAGGTGGAGCGTCTGCTGGCGCAGCCCGACCCGTCGCAGCCTGCGGGCCTGAGGGACCGGGCGATGCTGGAGCTGCTGTACGCGACGGGCATCCGGGTCTCGGAGCTGGTCTCGCTCAACGTGCCGGACGTCAACCTGGATACCGGATACATACGGTGCACGGGCAAGGGGTCGAAGGAGCGCATCGTCCCGCTGGGCACCCTGGCCATCAACTCCGTGCGCGAGTACCTGGACGCGGGGCGTCCCAAGCTGGTGAAGGACCGGGAGGAGGAGGCGCTCTTTGTCAACCACCACGGCCACCGGCTCACGCGCCAGGGCTTCTGGAAGATCGTAAAACGCTATGCCGACGATGCCCACATCGACAAGGAGATCACGCCGCACACGCTGCGCCACTCCTTTGCCACGCACCTCCTGGAGAACGGCGCAGACCTGCGGTCCGTGCAGGAGATGCTGGGCCACGCGGACATATCCACCACGCAGATCTACACCCACATCACCAAGGGCCGCCTGAAGGAGGTCTACGCCCGCACGCATCCGCGGGCGTGACCTGCGGGCTCGCCGGAGCCCCCGCAACCGACCGCGCCGGGCGGGCCGCCGTCAGGACGGCCCGTCTTTTCCGCGCCCGCGCAAGGTGGTATAGTGGGGCCAGGAAGTCCAGATAAAGGAGCAGGGTACATGGCACCTGTTGAGCGAGTCGTCCTGATCGTCATCGACAGCGTGGGAATCGGAGCGATGCCCGACGCGGCCGAGTGGGGAGACGCCGGCTCCAACACCCTGGGCAACATCGCCCGAAGGCGCGGCGGCCTCCCGCTGCCCAACATGGGCAGGCTGGGGCTGGGGAATCTGACGGAGATCGCGGGCACCCCGCCTGCGGATCAGCCGGCCGGGGCGTACGGCCGCATGGCCATCGCCTCGCACGGCAAGGACACGATGACCGGCCACTGGGAGATGGTGGGGATCCGGCCCGAGGCGCCGTTCCGCACCTACCCCGACGGCTTCCCGGAGGACCTGATCGCCGAGTTCTGCCGCCGGGCGGGCGTTCCCGGCGTGCTGGGCAACAAGGTGGCCTCCGGCACCGAGATCATCAAGGAGCTGGGCGAGGAGCACCTGCGCACGGGATGGCCGATCGTCTACACCAGCGCCGATTCGGTCTTCCAGGTGGCTGCCCACGAGGAGCGGTTCGGGCTGGAGCGGCTCTACCGCGTATGCGAGGTCGCCCGGGACCTGCTGCGCCCGCCGCACCGGGTGGGCCGGGTGATCGCACGCCCCTTCGTGGGTACCGACCGGACGAACTTCACCCGCACCGCCAACCGGCACGACTACGCCCTGGAGCCGCCGCGGATGATCCTCGACGAGATCAGGGACGCCGGCTTGGCGGTGCTGGCCGTGGGCAAGATCGGCGACATCTTCTCCGGCCACGGCATCACCTGGGGCGAGCACACCAAGTCCAACGCCGACGGTATCCGGATGATCCACGAGTGCCTCGACCGGAAGGAGCCGGGGCTGCTCTTCGCCAACCTGGTGGACTTCGACATGCTCTACGGCCACCGGCGGGACGTCGAAGGGTACGCGCAGGCCCTGCTGGAGTTCGACGCCGCCCTGCCCGGGATCATGGCCAAGCTGGGCCCGCGGGACGTGCTGGTGGTCACCGCCGACCACGGCAACGACCCGACGCACACGGGCACCGACCACACCCGGGAGTACGTGCCGGTGCTGCTCTGCGGCGAGCCGGTGCGGGCCGGGGCGGACGTGGGCACCCGGGCCTCGCTGGCCGACCTGGGCGCCACCGTGGCCGACCTGGTGGGGGTTCCCGGCACGGGGTATGGCAAGAGCTTTGCGGAGGAGATTCTCAAGTAGATGGAGGGAGCGCCCCTGTGCGGGGCGCTCCTTAGCGCGTCCGCACCGGATCACCGAATCGACATGGCAGACGTCGCCGACCGGCACACGTCTCCCGCTGGTCCGGCACGCTCAGGCACGGCGAGAACCCGGCTTCGCCGGGGCGCAGGCCGCCAGCGTCAGGTCCGGGGCGACCGCAAGCCAGATCCCCCGGCGGATGGGGCCCATGGATTACCCCCCTCAGGGCGTGAGCAGGGTGCCGGTGTAGGCGTGGATGACGGCGGTGATCTCGTTCCCCTCGTCCCTGCCCGGCGCCAGACGGAGCACCCAGGCGAAGTAGGTGTGGCCGCGCCACTCGTACTCTTCCGTGTAGGTTGCTTCCAACAGCCGCAGGTCGCTGTCGCCCAGCTGCTCTAGGGCGGCCGCAACCGCCTCCTCCCGGCTGAGCGGGGTCGGTTCTCCGCCGAAGTGCGGCGGCTCGGCCCACACGACCGCGATGCGCTCGCCGGTCAGCGCGTCGATGGCCACGGTGATGCGGTTGCCGTACGGGTAGAGCGCTTCCAGCACCCAGGCCGGCCGCCCGCGGGCGTCCTCCGACCCGAAGCGGGTGTAGGCCTCCTCGAACCTGGCCACCCACGGCCCGTCCGGTTCGATCAGTCGGGCCTTGGCCACCGCCTGCTCCTCGGTGAGATAGGGCGACTCGTCCGGCCCGAGCACCAGCACCCGCGTGTCTTGCAGTCCCAGACAGGGGCGGCCGCCCACCCGGGGCACCTCCTCGCCGGCCGGGAAGTCGCCCTGGGGAACGGCGCAGAGGACGAGGCGCACCGACTCGGCCGGTGCGTCGGTCCAGTTGAGCTCCCAACGGTGCGGACCAACCGCCTCGCCATCCAGGACCGCCAGAGGGACATCCCGGTTCGAGCGCCCATCGGTGTCCTGGTAGAGGAGCCAGTGGACCGCTTCCGCCCCGCTGACCGTGGCGGTCAGCGTGGGATGTGCCGGGAGTAGGAGAACGAAACCCTCGCCGTGCTCCACCCGCCGCAGTTCGCCCAGACGGTGTTCGACGAGCTGCGGGCGCCTCGGCTCCCGTTCTTCACCCGCGCCTCGCCCGGTGCCGCCGGCAGCCGGAAGGTCAGCCGGCGTGGCGGTCGTGCAGGCGGACAGGAGGGCCAGGGACAGCGCCAGGGAAAGCGCCAGGATGCGTCGCATTGCAGACTCCCTCCAGATTATCCTGACCAGTCTGACGGCGGGAACGGCAGTGACGTTTCGAGCGCCTGCACAGGGCGGGTAAACGCGAGGGTATCGGACACCCTACTCCCGGGGGGTGTTGGAATGCGCATTGCGATCGTGGGGGCCGGGCTGGCCGGCCTGGCCTGCGCCCACGAGCTGGAGCGGCTCGGGCACGAGTGCGAGGTCTTCGAGAAGCGCGACCGGGTCGGGAAGATGTTCAACACCGTCGAGACCATGCTGGAATCGCTCTCCACCGAGCCGAGCAAGGACGTCTTCGAGACGCTGCGGCAGGAGCTGCACCTGCCGCTGAACCCGGCCAACCACATCACCAGGCTGGTCCTGCATTCCCAGTCCCGGGACACGCTCATCCGGGGCCACGTGGGCTACACCACCACCCGCGGCCCGGAAGCGCGCTCGCTGGAGCAGCAGCTGCTCCGCCACTGCCGCTCGCCCGTCCGGTTTGACCAGAACCCGGACGTGGAGGAGCTCGCGACGGCGTACGACTGGGTGGTCGTGGCCACGGGCTCGCCCAGGTGGCCGAAGCACTTCGGCCTGTGGCAGCGGGACATCGCCTGGTACATCCGCGGCGCCAATGTGATCGGCGACTTCAACCCGGGGGAGCTCCACTTTTACTTCAACACGCGCTACGCCGGGACAGGGTACGCGATGATCGCCCCCTTCGACGAGCGCATGGCCTCGGTGGGCCTCGGCGTGCCCGACTCCTCCGAGGAGGCGGTGGAGGCCTACTGGACCCGGTTCCGGCAGGAGCAGGGGCACCTCTGGGAGCGCATCGAGGACGAGTTCAAGCTGGAGTGCTACGAGATCGGCCGCGTCAAGCAACGCGTCGTCGGCAACGTCATCTTCGTGGGCAACGCCGGCGGGTTCATCGAGCCGCTGGGGATCACGGGCCAGCAGAGCGCACTGCAGAGCGGGGTGCTGGCGGCCCGGAAGATCGCGCTGGGGGATGAGGCGTTCGACCGGTTTGCCGCGCGCTGGGACCACTTCTACAGCGACATGATGCGGCTGCGGCTGTACGTGAACGCCTGGACGGACCGGGAGATGGACCGGCTGGTCGGCCTCACGGGCCATGGCGTCGGCAGCGTGCTCATCCGCTCGCCCCTCAACCTGCTCGACCTGGTCGGGACAGCCATGGCCCACCTCCCCGTGACCCAGGATCCCTCGGCCGAGGTGGGGCCCTCGTGACGAGAGGCATAGGATTGTGCCAGGGAAATGGGAGGTGGAGCGCCCATGCAGAGGCTTCCTGGCTACACCTATGGAACGCCGCTGGTGCCGCAGTCGCCTGTCAGCCTGCGGGAGTTCGAGTGGATGAAGGCGACGGCGATGTTCACCGACGAGGATGTGAGATACCTGCGCATGTCCCTCGCCATCCTGGCCGACCAGACGGCCGAGATCGTGGAGAAGTGGTACGAGTTCGTCGGCTCCCAGCCGCAGCTCATCCGCTACTACAGCACCCCCGCCGGCATGCCGCTGCAGGACTACCTGGCCCGGACGTTTGCCCGGTTCCAGCAGTGGATCATCGACACCGCGGAGGCGAACTACGACCAGGACTGGCTCAACTACCAGTACGAGATTGGTTTGCGCCATCACCACACGAAGAAGAACCGGACCGACGCCGCGCCCGCACTGCCGCACATCCACTACCGGTACATGGTGCCCCTGATCTACCCCATCGTCGCGACGCTGAAGCCCTTCCTGGCGCGAAAGGGCCACTCCCCCGAAGAGGTGGAGAAGATGTGGGAGGCGTGGCTGAAGGCCGTGCTCCTCTCCGTCGCGCTCTGGAGCCAGCCGTACGTGAAGCCGGGTGAGTTCTGAGCACGAGGGCAAGCCGCCCGGTTCTGCACAGCGCTGTGAGCCACCTCGCAACCGCGGCGAGGTGGCCCATCGGTGCTGTTGCGACACGACATCCCGCGTGACGCCCCTGCCGTGACCTCGACCGAGGCTCCGTCGTTATGACATGCGGAGGTGCCGAGATGACGCGAACCCTCGTCACACGGCAGAGCCCCATCTGGCTCCTGGCCATGCTGCTGGCAGCCTGCAGTGCACTGCCCGGCAGGCCTGCGGCAGATCCGTCAGGTCAGGCGGCGCTGTCCTCGCATCGGGCGAGGCCGACCGCAACCTCGGGCGGTCTTCCATCCGTGGCCGACTGCGCAAGCCGATACGGGGTCGCAGGAATGGCTCCGGATGTGCGGGATCTCCTGCAACGCGGGGCAGCAGACGAGCTGTGGGCGTGCGCCGCCCGCAGGGCCAGCTGGGATCGCGCGTACCGGGCGACAATCGCTTACGAGCTTCTCATCAGCGGCAGGGACGAGGTCGACCCAGCGCTCCCCGGCTACCAGGCCAAGGAACCACCTCACGGGTGCGGAGCATACCTGGCACCTGGACGGAGATCCGGGGCATCCGGCTCGGGCGCAGTCAGCTGTTCATCGTGCTGGCGGACCGGGTGGTGGTGGTCCCGTTCACCGAAGCTGCTCTGTCTTCAAGGCGAGCGTGACAGCAAACGGGCCGGGGTCCGCTGCGTCGGACCCCGGCCCAAGACTGACTTCACCACCGCCAGGTGCGGAGCATCACCCATACCCCGCCGACGAGGAGGGCGAGGGGCAGCCCAAGGGCGAGCGCCCACGCCAAAGGAGCCGGGGCCGGCAACCAGGGGGTGCCCGCCGCCGCCCAGAGGGGCAGGGCGGTGGAGAGCGTCAGCCCGATCGTCCGGGCCAGGGCGGACCAGGCGCTGGACTGTGCGAGGGCGGAGCCCCCCTGCTCGGCCTGGGGGGCGCCGGGCGCCTCGGGCTCCTCCGGGTCCTGGCTGGCGAAGGCCGCGGCCGCGCCGAAGCCGCCCATCACGCCGAACAGCAGCGCCAGTTCGGTCCGCAGGAGCAGCGCGACGGCGCCGGCGAGGGACAGGCGGGCCGCCACGCTCCCCACTGCGACGGCCACCGCCACCAGCAGCCCCGACGGCACCGCCACCGCGATCAGCTTGGCGGCGATCAGCCGTGGCGTGGGCACCGCTGCGAGGCGGTAGAGGGCGATGGTCACACGCTCCTGCTGGAAGACCCGCGAGACCCAGTGGCCGAAGGCGTTGAACCAGGCCAGGAGCGAGAGCGCACCGACCGATCCGACGAGCCGCGCCGCGGGCTGCCCCGCGGCCGCCCGCCCGGCGAACCAGACGCCAACGGCGCCGGCGACGAAGATCAGGAGCTGGGTGCGCGTCATCTTCGACCGCGCGAGATGCAGCCACTCCCGGGAGAGCACCGCCCGCAGCACGCCGTCGCCCCGCAGCGGCAGCCAGAAGGAGCGCCCCGGGCGGTCGGTGTCCTGCTCGTTCAGCTCCAGCACCCGGTAGAGCCCCTGCCGGTAGTGCTCCTCCACCCACTCGGGGCGCACCAGCAGGGTGGCGGCCAGCAGCAGCCCGGGCACGCCGGCCACCGCGGTCAGCGTGGTCAGCACCGCGCGGCGCGACTCGCGCATCACGAGCGCCAGCTCCGTGGCGGTGCCGCCCGAGCTGAGGTAGATGATGGCCGCGGTGATCAGGGCCATGGTGAGCACGCCGAAGATGGTGTTGCCGTGGCGCATCGTCCGGGGGTGGAAGCGGCCCCAGAAGGTGAGGAGCAGCAGGCCGGCCAGGTGCGCCACCACGCCCGCGGCCGCCCCCACCAGCCAGAGCAGGGCCAGGGCGGGCCACCGCCCTGGAGGGGGCACGATGGAGGAGTAGGCCCAGGCCCAGAGCAGCGTCGTCCAGAGCCGGGTGGGCAGCGACTCGATCACCCGCCCCAGCAGGAAGGCAAGGGGGCGGGCCGGGGTGAGCTGGAAGAGCGGCACCAGGAGGCCCTGGTAGAGCTGGGCCTGTCCCCGGGAGAAGCCGCCCATGATGCCGAACCAGCCCATCTGCGCCGCGATCAGGGCCACGG includes:
- a CDS encoding protoglobin domain-containing protein; translated protein: MQRLPGYTYGTPLVPQSPVSLREFEWMKATAMFTDEDVRYLRMSLAILADQTAEIVEKWYEFVGSQPQLIRYYSTPAGMPLQDYLARTFARFQQWIIDTAEANYDQDWLNYQYEIGLRHHHTKKNRTDAAPALPHIHYRYMVPLIYPIVATLKPFLARKGHSPEEVEKMWEAWLKAVLLSVALWSQPYVKPGEF